One part of the Xiphophorus maculatus strain JP 163 A chromosome 1, X_maculatus-5.0-male, whole genome shotgun sequence genome encodes these proteins:
- the LOC102219897 gene encoding disco-interacting protein 2 homolog B-A isoform X2 — protein MADRGVDLSALPKEVRDQLAELDLELSEGDITQKGYEKKRAKLLASYIPLLPKAELSLPDVQPSPSHSANPSPSPEAPGPSTSSASRHHRAHRSGGARDERYRSDIHTEAVQAALAKHREEKMALPMPTKRRSYFVQSPIDNCTPPDTSSASEDEGSLRRKAALSAVLAQTLQSPDYWINRSVQSSSTSSSASSTLSHGEPKNQPQPQPQPQLQPGASVLADVLAHTRIENSVPPDVTSSTPQERGSRVDLPPAVRGMSRGQSRSSMLDTADGVPVSSRVSTKIQQLLNTLKRPKRPPLSEYFLDDSEEIVEVPRPDPNTPKPEGRQIIPVKGEPLGVVSNWPPALQAALARWGATQAKSPALTALDITGKPLYTLTYGKLWSRSLKLAYTLLNKLGTKTEPVLQTGDRVALVYPNSDPGMFWVAFYGCLLAEVIPVPIEVPLSRQDAGSQQIGFLLGSCGVSLALTSEVCLKGLPKTQNGEIVQFKGWPRMKWVVTDTKYLTKPSKDWQPHIPTANTDTAYIEYKASKEGTVMGVAVSKIAMLTHCQALTQACNYCEGETLVNVLDCKKDMGLWHGVLTSVMNRIHTITVPYAVMKACPMSWVQRVHIHKARVALVKCRDLHWAMMAHKDQKDINLSSIRMLIVADGANPWSVSSCDAFLNVFQSHGLRPEVICPCATSPEALTVAIRRPGARGAPLPARAILSMGGLSHGVIRVNTEDKNSALTVQDVGHIMPGALMCIVKPDGPPQLCKTDEIGEIVINSRAGGTMYYGLPGVTKNTFEVIPVNQAGTPIGEIPFARTGLLGFVGPGSLVFVVGKIEGLLMVSGRRHNADDLVATALAVEPVKTVYRGRIAVFSVTVFYDERIVIVAEQRPDASEEDSFQWMSRVLQAIDGIHQVGLYCLALVQANTLPKTPLGGIHICETKQSFLDGNLHPCNILMCPHTCVTNMPKPRQKQPVDVGPASMLVGNLVAGKRIAQAMGRELGVVEDQDLIRKHQFLSEALQWRAQTDPDHVLYILLNSKGVPVCTATCAQLHKRAEKITATLIERGGLNTGDNVVLLYPPGIDLIAAFYGCLYAGVIPVTVRPPHPQNLAATLPTVRMIIDVSKAACILTTQPLMRILRSREAAASVNVKTWPTIIDTDDLPRKRPPQIYKPPTAEMLAYLDFSVSTTGMLTGVKMSHAAISTLCRSIKLQCELYSSRQIAICLDPYCGLGFVLWCLSSVYSGHQSILIPPLELETSLPVWLSTLSQYKIRDTFCSYSVMELCTKGLGTQSEMLKARGLNLSCVRSCVVVAEERPRLALSQSFSKLFKDLGLSPRAVSTAFGSRVNLAIGLQGTSGPDPSTVYVDMKSLRHDRVRLVEKGAPQSLPLMESGTILPGVRVIIVNPETRGPLGDSHLGEIWVNSPHSASGYYTIYGEESLQADHFNTKLSFGDPQTLWSRTGYLGFIKRTELLDASGDRHDALFVVGSLDETLELRGLRYHPIDIETSVSRAHRSIAESAVFTWTNLLVVVAELSGSEQEALDLVPLVTNVVLEEHHLIVGVVVIVDPGVIPINSRGEKQRMHLRDSFLADQLDPIYVAYNM, from the exons GTGACATCACACAGAAGGGctatgaaaagaaaagagccAAGTTGCTGGCCTCCTACATCCCTCTGCTGCCAA AAGCGGAACTTTCTCTGCCAGATGTCCAGCCTTccccaagccacagtgccaacCCCAGCCCAAGTCCTGAGGCCCCGGGCCCCTCCACCTCCTCAGCCTCTAGACACCATCGTGCACATCGCAGTGGAGGGGCCAGAGATGAGCGCTACAGATCAG acATCCACACAGAAGCTGTGCAGGCAGCTCTGGCTAAACACAGAGAGGAGAAGATGGCACTGCCCATGCCAACCAAGAGACGCTCATACTTCGTCCAGTCTCCCATAGATAACTGCACACCTCCAG ATACATCCTCTGCATCAGAGGATGAAGGCTCGCTGCGCAGAAAGGCGGCTCTCAGCGCCGTGCTCGCCCAGACCCTCCAGAGCCCCGATTACTGGATCAACCGCTCCGTCCAAAGTTCTTCCACTTCCTCATCTGCTTCCTCCACCCTCTCCCATGGAGAGCCCAAGAATCAGCCTCAGCCCCAGCCTCAGCCCCAGCTTCAGCCCGGAGCCTCAGTGCTGGCTGATGTCCTGGCCCACACGCGCATAG AAAACAGCGTCCCCCCAGACGTGACCTCCTCCACTCCACAGGAGAGAGGATCCAGAGTGGACCTTCCTCCAGCTGTCAGGGGCATGAGCCGCGGTCAGAGCCGCTCCAGCATGCTGGATACAGCTGACG GCGTGCCGGTCAGCAGCCGGGTGTCCACCAAGATCCAGCAGCTGTTGAACACTCTTAAACGGCCCAAACGGCCCCCGCTCAGCGAATACTTCCTTGACGACTCAGAGGAAATTGTAGAAG TTCCACGGCCAGATCCCAACACCCCTAAGCCTGAGGGGCGTCAAATCATCCCAGTGAAGGGAGAACCTCTAGGAGTGGTCAGCAACTGGCCTCCTGCCCTACAGGCCGCCTTGGCCCGATGGGGGGCCACGCAGGCTAAGAGCCCTGCCCTCACTGCCCTGGACATCACTGGCAAACCCCTCTATACACTCACATATG GTAAACTATGGAGTCGCAGTTTAAAGTTGGCTTATACTCTGCTGAACAAACTGGGGACAAAGACTGAGCCCGTCCTACAAACTGGTGATCGG GTGGCGTTGGTGTATCCAAATAGTGACCCTGGAATGTTCTGGGTGGCTTTCTATGGCTGCCTGTTAGCTGAGGTCATTCCTGTCCCCATTGAGGTGCCGCTGTCGCGTCAG GATGCAGGCAGCCAGCAGATTGGCTTCCTGTTGGGCAGCTGTGGTGTGAGTTTGGCGCTGACCAGTGAGGTGTGCCTCAAAGGGCTTCCCAAGACCCAGAATGGGGAGATCGTCCAGTTCAAAG GATGGCCGAGAATGAAATGGGTCGTCACCGACACAAAGTACCTGACAAAACCATCCAAAGACTGGCAGCCTCACATTCCCACCGCCAACACGGACACAGCCTACATAGAG TATAAAGCGAGTAAGGAGGGAACGGTGATGGGAGTTGCCGTTTCCAAGATCGCCATGCTGACACACTGTCAAGCCCTGACTCAGGCCTGTAACTACTGTGAAG GGGAGACGCTGGTCAACGTGTTGGACTGCAAGAAGGACATGGGCCTGTGGCACGGCGTCCTAACG AGTGTTATGAACAGAATTCACACCATCACTGTGCCGTATGCCGTCATGAAAGCCTGTCCCATGTCCTGGGTGCAGAGAGTGCACATCCACAAAG CACGTGTTGCCTTGGTGAAGTGCAGGGACCTTCACTGGGCCATGATGGCCCACAAGGATCAGAAGGACATCAACCTGTCTTCTATACGAATGCTAATAGTGGCTGATGGGGCAAATCCAT GGTCCGTCTCATCGTGCGATGCCTTCCTAAATGTGTTCCAGTCTCATGGTCTGAGGCCGGAAGTTATCTGTCCATGTGCCACCTCCCCCGAGGCTCTGACTGTGGCCATACGCAG ACCTGGCGCCCGTGGAGCTCCTCTCCCAGCCAGGGCCATCCTGTCCATGGGTGGGCTGAGCCACGGCGTCATCAGGGTCAACACGGAGGACAAGAACTCTGCTCTGACTGTGCAAGATGTCGGCCACATTATGCCCGGAG CCCTGATGTGCATAGTGAAGCCAGACGGGCCGCCGCAGCTGTGCAAGACGGATGAGATTGGAGAGATAGTGATCAACTCTCGGGCTGGAGGAACGATGTACTACGGCCTTCCTGGTGTCACCAAGAACACATTCGAG GTTATCCCTGTCAACCAGGCTGGAACGCCCATAGGAGAAATCCCCTTCGCTCGGACCGGTTTACTGGGATTTGTGGGACCG GGGAGTCTTGTGTTTGTCGTGGGGAAGATTGAGGGACTGCTGATGGTGAGCGGGCGACGCCACAATGCTGACGACCTGGTGGCCACCGCCCTGGCAGTGGAGCCTGTCAAAACAGTTTACAGGGGGAG GATTGCTGTATTCTCAGTGACAGTGTTTTATGATGAGAGGATAGTGATTGTGGCAGAGCAGAGACCTGACGCCAGTGAGGAAGACAGCTTCCAGTGGATGAGTCGAGTACTGCAG GCCATCGACGGCATCCATCAGGTTGGCCTTTACTGCCTCGCTCTTGTGCAAGCCAACACCCTCCCAAAAACCCCGCTAGGAGGAATCCACATCTGTGAAACCAAGCAGAGTTTCCTGGACGGTAACCTGCATCCCTGCAACATCCTCATGTGTCCGCATACGTGTGTAACAAACATGCCCAAGCCTCGACAGAAACAGCCAG TGGATGTTGGTCCGGCTTCTATGCTTGTTGGGAACCTGGTGGCAGGGAAGCGAATCGCTCAGGCCATGGGCAGAGAGCTGGGTGTGGTGGAGGATCAGGACCTCATTCGAAAG cacCAGTTCCTGTCTGAAGCTTTGCAGTGGAGAGCCCAAACCGACCCTGATCACGTTCTCTACATTCTGCTGAACTCCAAG GGTGTCCCAGTGTGCACGGCAACATGTGCACAGCTTCACAAAAGAGCAGAGAAAATCACAGCCACTCTCATAGAAAGAGGAGGCCTCAACACGGGTGACAATGTGGTGCTGCTTTATCCTCCAG GTATTGACCTGATTGCTGCCTTCTACGGCTGCCTCTACGCAGGGGTGATCCCTGTGACCGTGAGGCCGCCGCACCCCCAGAATCTGGCTGCTACGCTACCCACAGTCCGCATGATCATTGAC GTGAGCAAAGCAGCCTGCATCCTCACCACTCAGCCTCTCATGAGGATCCTCAGGTCCAGGGAGGCCGCCGCCAGCGTTAACGTCAAAACATGGCCGACGATCATTGATACAG ATGATCTTCCCAGGAAGCGTCCTCCACAAATCTACAAACCTCCTACTGCTGAGATGCTGGCCTACTTGGACTTCAGTGTGTCTACCACAGGCATGTTGACTGGAGTCaag ATGTCTCACGCGGCCATCAGCACTCTTTGCCGCTCCATCAAGCTGCAGTGTGAGCTTTACTCCTCACGCCAAATAGCCATTTGCCTGGACCCGTACTGCGGCCTGGGCTTTGTCCTGTGGTGCCTCtccag TGTTTACTCAGGTCACCAGTCTATCCTTATTCCTCCGCTGGAGCTGGAGACCTCGCTGCCTGTGTGGCTGAGCACGCTCAGTCAGTACAAGATCAGAGACACCTTCTGCTCCTACTCCGTCATGGAGCTGTGCACCAAAGGCCTCGGCACGCAGAGCGAGATGCTGAAG gctCGGGGTCTCAACCTGTCGTGTGTGCGAAGCTGTGTGGTGGTGGCTGAGGAGCGACCCCGCCTCGCGCTCTCGCAGTCCTTCTCCAAGCTTTTCAAAGACCTGGGCCTGTCGCCTCGGGCCGTCAGCACCGCCTTCGGCTCCAGGGTCAATCTGGCCATCGGCCTGCAG GGGACTTCTGGACCAGATCCCTCCACCGTTTATGTTGACATGAAGTCCCTGCGTCACGACAG agtgCGGCTGGTTGAAAAAGGAGCGCCACAGAGTCTTCCGCTCATGGAGTCAGGCACT ATCCTGCCAGGAGTCAGAGTCATCATAGTTAACCCAGAGACCAGGGGCCCGCTGGGAGACTCGCATCTTGGAGAG ATCTGGGTGAACTCCCCTCACAGCGCCAGCGGGTATTACACCATCTACGGAGAGGAGAGTCTGCAGGCGGATCATTTCAACACCAAACTCAGCTTTGGGGACCCCCAGACCCTCTGGTCCAGGACGGGATACCTGGGCTTCATCAAGAGAACAGAGCTGCTGGACGCGAGCGGAG ATCGCCATGATGCCTTGTTTGTTGTTGGCTCTCTGGATGAAACGTTGGAGTTAAGGGGGCTGCGCTATCACCCCATCGACATCGAGACGTCTGTGTCCCGAGCTCACCGCAGCATCGCAGAGAG CGCTGTGTTTACATGGACCaacctgctggtggtggtggcagAGCTCAGCGGCTCCGAGCAGGAGGCCCTGGACCTGGTGCCGCTCGTCACCAACGTGGTCCTGGAGGAGCACCACCTCATCGTCGGGGTGGTCGTCATCGTGGACCCCGGGGTGATCCCCATCAACTCCAGGGGGGAGAAGCAGAGGATGCACCTGCGGGACTCCTTCCTGGCAGACCAACTGGACCCCATCTACGTGGCCTACAACATGTGA
- the LOC102219897 gene encoding disco-interacting protein 2 homolog B-A isoform X1: MADRGVDLSALPKEVRDQLAELDLELSEGDITQKGYEKKRAKLLASYIPLLPKAELSLPDVQPSPSHSANPSPSPEAPGPSTSSASRHHRAHRSGGARDERYRSDIHTEAVQAALAKHREEKMALPMPTKRRSYFVQSPIDNCTPPDTSSASEDEGSLRRKAALSAVLAQTLQSPDYWINRSVQSSSTSSSASSTLSHGEPKNQPQPQPQPQLQPGASVLADVLAHTRIENSVPPDVTSSTPQERGSRVDLPPAVRGMSRGQSRSSMLDTADGKRKGVPVSSRVSTKIQQLLNTLKRPKRPPLSEYFLDDSEEIVEVPRPDPNTPKPEGRQIIPVKGEPLGVVSNWPPALQAALARWGATQAKSPALTALDITGKPLYTLTYGKLWSRSLKLAYTLLNKLGTKTEPVLQTGDRVALVYPNSDPGMFWVAFYGCLLAEVIPVPIEVPLSRQDAGSQQIGFLLGSCGVSLALTSEVCLKGLPKTQNGEIVQFKGWPRMKWVVTDTKYLTKPSKDWQPHIPTANTDTAYIEYKASKEGTVMGVAVSKIAMLTHCQALTQACNYCEGETLVNVLDCKKDMGLWHGVLTSVMNRIHTITVPYAVMKACPMSWVQRVHIHKARVALVKCRDLHWAMMAHKDQKDINLSSIRMLIVADGANPWSVSSCDAFLNVFQSHGLRPEVICPCATSPEALTVAIRRPGARGAPLPARAILSMGGLSHGVIRVNTEDKNSALTVQDVGHIMPGALMCIVKPDGPPQLCKTDEIGEIVINSRAGGTMYYGLPGVTKNTFEVIPVNQAGTPIGEIPFARTGLLGFVGPGSLVFVVGKIEGLLMVSGRRHNADDLVATALAVEPVKTVYRGRIAVFSVTVFYDERIVIVAEQRPDASEEDSFQWMSRVLQAIDGIHQVGLYCLALVQANTLPKTPLGGIHICETKQSFLDGNLHPCNILMCPHTCVTNMPKPRQKQPVDVGPASMLVGNLVAGKRIAQAMGRELGVVEDQDLIRKHQFLSEALQWRAQTDPDHVLYILLNSKGVPVCTATCAQLHKRAEKITATLIERGGLNTGDNVVLLYPPGIDLIAAFYGCLYAGVIPVTVRPPHPQNLAATLPTVRMIIDVSKAACILTTQPLMRILRSREAAASVNVKTWPTIIDTDDLPRKRPPQIYKPPTAEMLAYLDFSVSTTGMLTGVKMSHAAISTLCRSIKLQCELYSSRQIAICLDPYCGLGFVLWCLSSVYSGHQSILIPPLELETSLPVWLSTLSQYKIRDTFCSYSVMELCTKGLGTQSEMLKARGLNLSCVRSCVVVAEERPRLALSQSFSKLFKDLGLSPRAVSTAFGSRVNLAIGLQGTSGPDPSTVYVDMKSLRHDRVRLVEKGAPQSLPLMESGTILPGVRVIIVNPETRGPLGDSHLGEIWVNSPHSASGYYTIYGEESLQADHFNTKLSFGDPQTLWSRTGYLGFIKRTELLDASGDRHDALFVVGSLDETLELRGLRYHPIDIETSVSRAHRSIAESAVFTWTNLLVVVAELSGSEQEALDLVPLVTNVVLEEHHLIVGVVVIVDPGVIPINSRGEKQRMHLRDSFLADQLDPIYVAYNM; the protein is encoded by the exons GTGACATCACACAGAAGGGctatgaaaagaaaagagccAAGTTGCTGGCCTCCTACATCCCTCTGCTGCCAA AAGCGGAACTTTCTCTGCCAGATGTCCAGCCTTccccaagccacagtgccaacCCCAGCCCAAGTCCTGAGGCCCCGGGCCCCTCCACCTCCTCAGCCTCTAGACACCATCGTGCACATCGCAGTGGAGGGGCCAGAGATGAGCGCTACAGATCAG acATCCACACAGAAGCTGTGCAGGCAGCTCTGGCTAAACACAGAGAGGAGAAGATGGCACTGCCCATGCCAACCAAGAGACGCTCATACTTCGTCCAGTCTCCCATAGATAACTGCACACCTCCAG ATACATCCTCTGCATCAGAGGATGAAGGCTCGCTGCGCAGAAAGGCGGCTCTCAGCGCCGTGCTCGCCCAGACCCTCCAGAGCCCCGATTACTGGATCAACCGCTCCGTCCAAAGTTCTTCCACTTCCTCATCTGCTTCCTCCACCCTCTCCCATGGAGAGCCCAAGAATCAGCCTCAGCCCCAGCCTCAGCCCCAGCTTCAGCCCGGAGCCTCAGTGCTGGCTGATGTCCTGGCCCACACGCGCATAG AAAACAGCGTCCCCCCAGACGTGACCTCCTCCACTCCACAGGAGAGAGGATCCAGAGTGGACCTTCCTCCAGCTGTCAGGGGCATGAGCCGCGGTCAGAGCCGCTCCAGCATGCTGGATACAGCTGACG gaaaaagaaaag GCGTGCCGGTCAGCAGCCGGGTGTCCACCAAGATCCAGCAGCTGTTGAACACTCTTAAACGGCCCAAACGGCCCCCGCTCAGCGAATACTTCCTTGACGACTCAGAGGAAATTGTAGAAG TTCCACGGCCAGATCCCAACACCCCTAAGCCTGAGGGGCGTCAAATCATCCCAGTGAAGGGAGAACCTCTAGGAGTGGTCAGCAACTGGCCTCCTGCCCTACAGGCCGCCTTGGCCCGATGGGGGGCCACGCAGGCTAAGAGCCCTGCCCTCACTGCCCTGGACATCACTGGCAAACCCCTCTATACACTCACATATG GTAAACTATGGAGTCGCAGTTTAAAGTTGGCTTATACTCTGCTGAACAAACTGGGGACAAAGACTGAGCCCGTCCTACAAACTGGTGATCGG GTGGCGTTGGTGTATCCAAATAGTGACCCTGGAATGTTCTGGGTGGCTTTCTATGGCTGCCTGTTAGCTGAGGTCATTCCTGTCCCCATTGAGGTGCCGCTGTCGCGTCAG GATGCAGGCAGCCAGCAGATTGGCTTCCTGTTGGGCAGCTGTGGTGTGAGTTTGGCGCTGACCAGTGAGGTGTGCCTCAAAGGGCTTCCCAAGACCCAGAATGGGGAGATCGTCCAGTTCAAAG GATGGCCGAGAATGAAATGGGTCGTCACCGACACAAAGTACCTGACAAAACCATCCAAAGACTGGCAGCCTCACATTCCCACCGCCAACACGGACACAGCCTACATAGAG TATAAAGCGAGTAAGGAGGGAACGGTGATGGGAGTTGCCGTTTCCAAGATCGCCATGCTGACACACTGTCAAGCCCTGACTCAGGCCTGTAACTACTGTGAAG GGGAGACGCTGGTCAACGTGTTGGACTGCAAGAAGGACATGGGCCTGTGGCACGGCGTCCTAACG AGTGTTATGAACAGAATTCACACCATCACTGTGCCGTATGCCGTCATGAAAGCCTGTCCCATGTCCTGGGTGCAGAGAGTGCACATCCACAAAG CACGTGTTGCCTTGGTGAAGTGCAGGGACCTTCACTGGGCCATGATGGCCCACAAGGATCAGAAGGACATCAACCTGTCTTCTATACGAATGCTAATAGTGGCTGATGGGGCAAATCCAT GGTCCGTCTCATCGTGCGATGCCTTCCTAAATGTGTTCCAGTCTCATGGTCTGAGGCCGGAAGTTATCTGTCCATGTGCCACCTCCCCCGAGGCTCTGACTGTGGCCATACGCAG ACCTGGCGCCCGTGGAGCTCCTCTCCCAGCCAGGGCCATCCTGTCCATGGGTGGGCTGAGCCACGGCGTCATCAGGGTCAACACGGAGGACAAGAACTCTGCTCTGACTGTGCAAGATGTCGGCCACATTATGCCCGGAG CCCTGATGTGCATAGTGAAGCCAGACGGGCCGCCGCAGCTGTGCAAGACGGATGAGATTGGAGAGATAGTGATCAACTCTCGGGCTGGAGGAACGATGTACTACGGCCTTCCTGGTGTCACCAAGAACACATTCGAG GTTATCCCTGTCAACCAGGCTGGAACGCCCATAGGAGAAATCCCCTTCGCTCGGACCGGTTTACTGGGATTTGTGGGACCG GGGAGTCTTGTGTTTGTCGTGGGGAAGATTGAGGGACTGCTGATGGTGAGCGGGCGACGCCACAATGCTGACGACCTGGTGGCCACCGCCCTGGCAGTGGAGCCTGTCAAAACAGTTTACAGGGGGAG GATTGCTGTATTCTCAGTGACAGTGTTTTATGATGAGAGGATAGTGATTGTGGCAGAGCAGAGACCTGACGCCAGTGAGGAAGACAGCTTCCAGTGGATGAGTCGAGTACTGCAG GCCATCGACGGCATCCATCAGGTTGGCCTTTACTGCCTCGCTCTTGTGCAAGCCAACACCCTCCCAAAAACCCCGCTAGGAGGAATCCACATCTGTGAAACCAAGCAGAGTTTCCTGGACGGTAACCTGCATCCCTGCAACATCCTCATGTGTCCGCATACGTGTGTAACAAACATGCCCAAGCCTCGACAGAAACAGCCAG TGGATGTTGGTCCGGCTTCTATGCTTGTTGGGAACCTGGTGGCAGGGAAGCGAATCGCTCAGGCCATGGGCAGAGAGCTGGGTGTGGTGGAGGATCAGGACCTCATTCGAAAG cacCAGTTCCTGTCTGAAGCTTTGCAGTGGAGAGCCCAAACCGACCCTGATCACGTTCTCTACATTCTGCTGAACTCCAAG GGTGTCCCAGTGTGCACGGCAACATGTGCACAGCTTCACAAAAGAGCAGAGAAAATCACAGCCACTCTCATAGAAAGAGGAGGCCTCAACACGGGTGACAATGTGGTGCTGCTTTATCCTCCAG GTATTGACCTGATTGCTGCCTTCTACGGCTGCCTCTACGCAGGGGTGATCCCTGTGACCGTGAGGCCGCCGCACCCCCAGAATCTGGCTGCTACGCTACCCACAGTCCGCATGATCATTGAC GTGAGCAAAGCAGCCTGCATCCTCACCACTCAGCCTCTCATGAGGATCCTCAGGTCCAGGGAGGCCGCCGCCAGCGTTAACGTCAAAACATGGCCGACGATCATTGATACAG ATGATCTTCCCAGGAAGCGTCCTCCACAAATCTACAAACCTCCTACTGCTGAGATGCTGGCCTACTTGGACTTCAGTGTGTCTACCACAGGCATGTTGACTGGAGTCaag ATGTCTCACGCGGCCATCAGCACTCTTTGCCGCTCCATCAAGCTGCAGTGTGAGCTTTACTCCTCACGCCAAATAGCCATTTGCCTGGACCCGTACTGCGGCCTGGGCTTTGTCCTGTGGTGCCTCtccag TGTTTACTCAGGTCACCAGTCTATCCTTATTCCTCCGCTGGAGCTGGAGACCTCGCTGCCTGTGTGGCTGAGCACGCTCAGTCAGTACAAGATCAGAGACACCTTCTGCTCCTACTCCGTCATGGAGCTGTGCACCAAAGGCCTCGGCACGCAGAGCGAGATGCTGAAG gctCGGGGTCTCAACCTGTCGTGTGTGCGAAGCTGTGTGGTGGTGGCTGAGGAGCGACCCCGCCTCGCGCTCTCGCAGTCCTTCTCCAAGCTTTTCAAAGACCTGGGCCTGTCGCCTCGGGCCGTCAGCACCGCCTTCGGCTCCAGGGTCAATCTGGCCATCGGCCTGCAG GGGACTTCTGGACCAGATCCCTCCACCGTTTATGTTGACATGAAGTCCCTGCGTCACGACAG agtgCGGCTGGTTGAAAAAGGAGCGCCACAGAGTCTTCCGCTCATGGAGTCAGGCACT ATCCTGCCAGGAGTCAGAGTCATCATAGTTAACCCAGAGACCAGGGGCCCGCTGGGAGACTCGCATCTTGGAGAG ATCTGGGTGAACTCCCCTCACAGCGCCAGCGGGTATTACACCATCTACGGAGAGGAGAGTCTGCAGGCGGATCATTTCAACACCAAACTCAGCTTTGGGGACCCCCAGACCCTCTGGTCCAGGACGGGATACCTGGGCTTCATCAAGAGAACAGAGCTGCTGGACGCGAGCGGAG ATCGCCATGATGCCTTGTTTGTTGTTGGCTCTCTGGATGAAACGTTGGAGTTAAGGGGGCTGCGCTATCACCCCATCGACATCGAGACGTCTGTGTCCCGAGCTCACCGCAGCATCGCAGAGAG CGCTGTGTTTACATGGACCaacctgctggtggtggtggcagAGCTCAGCGGCTCCGAGCAGGAGGCCCTGGACCTGGTGCCGCTCGTCACCAACGTGGTCCTGGAGGAGCACCACCTCATCGTCGGGGTGGTCGTCATCGTGGACCCCGGGGTGATCCCCATCAACTCCAGGGGGGAGAAGCAGAGGATGCACCTGCGGGACTCCTTCCTGGCAGACCAACTGGACCCCATCTACGTGGCCTACAACATGTGA